The following coding sequences are from one Desulfosporosinus orientis DSM 765 window:
- the hydG gene encoding [FeFe] hydrogenase H-cluster radical SAM maturase HydG, which yields MYDAKSTNAEEFISHEEVLSTLEYAEKNKNNLELIDRIIAKAKLRQGLSHREAAVLLDCEIEEKNQEIYALAEQIKKDFYGNRIVMFAPLYLSNYCINGCLYCPYHLKNKHIARKKMTQEEIRKEVIALQDMGHKRLALEAGEDPVNNPIDYILECIDTIYSIKHKNGAIRRVNVNIAATTVENYQKLRDAGIGTYILFQETYHKESYEKLHPTGPKHNYAYHTEAMDRAMQGGIDDVGLGVLFGLELYRYEFAALLMHAEHLEEVFGVGPHTISVPRIRQADDIDPSSFANGINDDIFAKIVACIRVAVPYTGMIVSTRESKECRERVLKLGVSQISGGSKTSVGGYAQPEEEDDNSQQFEVSDTRTLDEVVKWLMDLDFIPSFCTACYREGRTGDRFMSLLKSGQIQNCCHPNALMTLKEYLEDYASEATKTTGEALIQKEIGNIPKEKVREIARENLLKIEKGSRDFRF from the coding sequence ATGTACGACGCAAAATCAACAAATGCCGAGGAATTTATATCCCATGAAGAAGTTTTGAGTACCCTGGAGTACGCCGAAAAGAACAAAAACAATCTTGAACTCATCGACAGGATTATCGCCAAAGCCAAATTGCGCCAAGGGCTTTCTCACCGGGAGGCCGCCGTTTTGCTGGACTGTGAGATCGAAGAAAAAAACCAGGAAATTTATGCCTTGGCAGAGCAAATCAAAAAGGATTTTTACGGGAACCGTATCGTTATGTTTGCCCCCCTTTACCTATCCAATTACTGTATCAATGGCTGTCTCTACTGTCCCTATCATTTGAAAAATAAACATATCGCCAGGAAGAAAATGACTCAGGAGGAAATCCGCAAGGAAGTGATAGCCCTGCAGGATATGGGGCATAAACGCCTGGCCCTGGAAGCAGGGGAAGACCCGGTCAACAATCCCATTGACTACATATTGGAATGCATTGATACCATTTACAGCATCAAGCATAAAAATGGAGCTATTCGCCGGGTTAACGTTAACATCGCGGCAACCACGGTGGAAAATTATCAAAAACTCAGGGATGCCGGTATAGGAACTTATATTTTATTTCAGGAAACCTACCATAAGGAGAGCTATGAAAAATTGCACCCCACTGGTCCCAAGCACAATTATGCTTATCATACAGAAGCCATGGACAGAGCTATGCAGGGGGGAATCGATGATGTGGGCCTGGGGGTCTTGTTCGGACTTGAATTGTACCGCTATGAATTTGCCGCCTTGCTTATGCATGCCGAGCACCTGGAGGAGGTGTTTGGCGTAGGTCCCCATACCATAAGCGTTCCTAGAATTCGTCAGGCTGACGATATTGACCCATCGTCTTTTGCTAACGGAATTAATGATGATATCTTTGCGAAAATTGTGGCTTGTATTCGTGTCGCGGTGCCCTACACAGGTATGATCGTCTCAACGAGAGAAAGCAAGGAATGCCGGGAACGGGTCCTTAAATTAGGCGTTTCCCAAATCAGCGGAGGTTCGAAAACAAGTGTGGGCGGCTATGCCCAGCCTGAAGAGGAGGATGACAATTCCCAGCAATTTGAGGTCAGCGACACCAGAACCTTGGATGAAGTGGTGAAGTGGCTCATGGACCTAGACTTTATTCCCAGCTTTTGCACCGCCTGCTATAGGGAAGGCAGAACCGGCGACCGGTTTATGAGTCTCTTGAAGAGCGGGCAGATTCAGAACTGCTGCCATCCTAATGCCCTGATGACTCTCAAGGAATATCTGGAGGATTACGCTTCAGAGGCAACAAAAACTACCGGTGAAGCACTTATCCAAAAGGAAATCGGAAATATTCCCAAGGAAAAGGTTCGGGAGATTGCCAGGGAGAACTTACTGAAAATAGAAAAGGGCAGCCGGGATTTCCGGTTTTAG
- the hydE gene encoding [FeFe] hydrogenase H-cluster radical SAM maturase HydE, whose amino-acid sequence MKKLIDKLHKTRGLEPAEFKELINNRCPELSEYLFAKARAVQTENYGQDVYIRGLIEFTNYCKNDCYYCGIRKSNVKAERYRLTKEQILQCCAMGYELGFRTFVLQGGEDGHYTDERMTDIIRAIKKNHPDCALTISIGEKSYDTYKAFFEAGADRYLLRHETANEEHYGRLHPQQMLLKNRKQCLYDLKKIGYQVGCGFMVGSPFQNTDCLVEDLMFLKELNPHMVGIGPFIPHHDTPFAGEKAGDLELVLFLIGIIRLLLPTVLLPATTALGTIYPEGRELGILAGGNVVMPNLSPKDVRKKYLLYDNKICTGDEAAECRHCLQGRIEKIGYKIAVTRGDHILLKGKTCLTR is encoded by the coding sequence ATGAAAAAACTGATCGATAAGCTGCATAAGACCAGGGGGTTGGAACCTGCGGAATTTAAAGAACTCATCAATAACCGCTGCCCTGAGCTGTCAGAGTATCTCTTTGCCAAAGCGAGAGCAGTACAAACTGAAAACTATGGGCAGGATGTCTATATCAGGGGTCTTATTGAATTTACCAATTATTGCAAAAATGACTGTTACTATTGCGGTATCAGGAAAAGCAACGTTAAAGCGGAGCGCTACCGTTTAACTAAGGAGCAAATCCTCCAGTGCTGTGCTATGGGATATGAACTGGGTTTTCGTACCTTTGTGCTCCAGGGCGGGGAAGACGGGCACTACACGGATGAACGAATGACGGACATCATCCGGGCCATTAAAAAGAATCATCCCGACTGTGCTCTTACAATTTCCATTGGCGAAAAAAGCTATGATACCTACAAAGCATTTTTTGAGGCCGGAGCTGACCGCTACCTGCTCCGGCATGAAACAGCCAATGAGGAACATTATGGCCGGCTTCACCCCCAGCAAATGCTCCTCAAAAACAGAAAACAGTGTTTATATGATTTGAAAAAAATTGGCTATCAGGTGGGATGCGGTTTTATGGTAGGGTCCCCTTTCCAGAACACGGATTGTCTTGTTGAGGACCTGATGTTTCTCAAAGAACTTAATCCCCACATGGTAGGTATCGGGCCTTTTATCCCTCACCATGACACGCCCTTTGCCGGGGAAAAAGCGGGGGACTTGGAGCTGGTACTATTTTTAATAGGCATTATCCGCTTGCTTCTGCCAACGGTACTGCTGCCGGCGACTACCGCCCTGGGTACAATCTATCCTGAAGGGCGGGAACTGGGGATCCTGGCAGGGGGAAATGTAGTGATGCCCAATCTCTCACCTAAAGATGTCAGGAAAAAATATCTGCTCTATGACAATAAAATCTGCACCGGAGACGAAGCGGCTGAATGCAGGCATTGCCTGCAAGGCCGAATCGAAAAGATCGGTTATAAAATAGCCGTCACCCGTGGAGACCATATTCTACTGAAGGGAAAGACCTGTCTGACCCGCTAA